In Capsicum annuum cultivar UCD-10X-F1 chromosome 7, UCD10Xv1.1, whole genome shotgun sequence, one genomic interval encodes:
- the LOC107877841 gene encoding uncharacterized protein LOC107877841 isoform X1, which produces MISRRCCVQRLFTIHNSVNINHLRCWIRPLMALTSTFSVGPKDSFKGFQFLSTSIDPQGGKYPFNNVGLLGTCCSFNDANVSCAGNSNKYMNGFHPAQVFVPPHPLLLHDDVEEASTSKPSDTDNNSSHRGNSAGFFNQDLHDKIVVAVDVDEVLGNFVSALNEFIADRYSSYHSVSEYHVYEFFKIWKCSRDEADIRVHEFFKTSYFKTGIRPIPGAQQTLQKLSRFCNLSIVTSRQNAIKDHTIEWIERHYPGLFQDMHFGNHFALNGKSIAKSDICRSLGANVLIDDNPRYAIECAEVGIKVLLFDYENSYPWSKSESLNGHPMVKKVHNWGEVEHQLTSWIVPRNFSPR; this is translated from the exons ATGATAAGCAGGAGATGCTGCGTGCAGCGTTTATTTACGATTCACAATAGTGTTAATATTAATCATCTGCGGTGCTGGATTCGTCCTTTAATGGCCCTTACATCTACCTTTTCTGTTGGACCCAAAGATTCCTTTAAGGGCTTTCAGTTTTTATCTACCTCCATTGATCCTCagggtggaaaatacccattTAACAATGTCGGGCTTTTGGGCACCTGCTGTTCGTTTAATGACGCGAATGTCAGTTGTGCGGGTAACAGTAATAAGTACATGAATGGATTTCACCCGGCACAGGTTTTTGTTCCACCTCATCCGCTCTTGCTACATGATGATGTTGAGGAAGCTAGCACTAGTAAGCCTTCTGACACTGACAACAATTCATCTCATAGAGGAAACTCTGCTGGATTCTTTAACCAGGATTTACACGACAAAATCGTTGTAGCTGTCGATGTTGATGAAG TCCTTGGGAACTTTGTTTCAGCTCTCAATGAATTTATTGCAGATCGTTACTCATCATACCATTCGGTGTCCGAGTATCATGTATATGAATTCTTCAAG ATATGGAAGTGCTCAAGAGATGAAG CTGATATCCGAGTCCATGAATTCTTCAAGACCTCCTATTTCAAGACCGGAATTCGTCCAATTCCCGGTGCTCAACAGACTCTTCAAAAGTTGTCTAGATTCTGTAACCTATCAATTGTAAC GTCCCGGCAAAATGCCATCAAAGACCACACAATTGAGTGGATTGAGAGACATTATCCTGGATTGTTTCAGGATATGCACTTTGGCAATCACTTTGCGCTGAATGGCAAGTCTATAGCCAAATCAGATATTTGCAG GTCCTTGGGAGCAAATGTTTTGATTGATGACAACCCGAGGTATGCTATCGAATGTGCGGAAGTTGGAATCAAGGTTCTTCTCTTTGATTATGAAAATTCATACCCATGGTCCAAAAGTGAGTCACTTAATGGGCATCCAATGGTAAAAAAAGTGCACAACTGGGGAGAAGTGGAGCATCAATTAACTTCATGGATAGTTCCCAGGAATTTCTCTCCGAGGTAG
- the LOC107877841 gene encoding uncharacterized protein LOC107877841 isoform X2, with amino-acid sequence MISRRCCVQRLFTIHNSVNINHLRCWIRPLMALTSTFSVGPKDSFKGFQFLSTSIDPQGGKYPFNNVGLLGTCCSFNDANVSCAGNSNKYMNGFHPAQVFVPPHPLLLHDDVEEASTSKPSDTDNNSSHRGNSAGFFNQDLHDKIVVAVDVDEDRYSSYHSVSEYHVYEFFKIWKCSRDEADIRVHEFFKTSYFKTGIRPIPGAQQTLQKLSRFCNLSIVTSRQNAIKDHTIEWIERHYPGLFQDMHFGNHFALNGKSIAKSDICRSLGANVLIDDNPRYAIECAEVGIKVLLFDYENSYPWSKSESLNGHPMVKKVHNWGEVEHQLTSWIVPRNFSPR; translated from the exons ATGATAAGCAGGAGATGCTGCGTGCAGCGTTTATTTACGATTCACAATAGTGTTAATATTAATCATCTGCGGTGCTGGATTCGTCCTTTAATGGCCCTTACATCTACCTTTTCTGTTGGACCCAAAGATTCCTTTAAGGGCTTTCAGTTTTTATCTACCTCCATTGATCCTCagggtggaaaatacccattTAACAATGTCGGGCTTTTGGGCACCTGCTGTTCGTTTAATGACGCGAATGTCAGTTGTGCGGGTAACAGTAATAAGTACATGAATGGATTTCACCCGGCACAGGTTTTTGTTCCACCTCATCCGCTCTTGCTACATGATGATGTTGAGGAAGCTAGCACTAGTAAGCCTTCTGACACTGACAACAATTCATCTCATAGAGGAAACTCTGCTGGATTCTTTAACCAGGATTTACACGACAAAATCGTTGTAGCTGTCGATGTTGATGAAG ATCGTTACTCATCATACCATTCGGTGTCCGAGTATCATGTATATGAATTCTTCAAG ATATGGAAGTGCTCAAGAGATGAAG CTGATATCCGAGTCCATGAATTCTTCAAGACCTCCTATTTCAAGACCGGAATTCGTCCAATTCCCGGTGCTCAACAGACTCTTCAAAAGTTGTCTAGATTCTGTAACCTATCAATTGTAAC GTCCCGGCAAAATGCCATCAAAGACCACACAATTGAGTGGATTGAGAGACATTATCCTGGATTGTTTCAGGATATGCACTTTGGCAATCACTTTGCGCTGAATGGCAAGTCTATAGCCAAATCAGATATTTGCAG GTCCTTGGGAGCAAATGTTTTGATTGATGACAACCCGAGGTATGCTATCGAATGTGCGGAAGTTGGAATCAAGGTTCTTCTCTTTGATTATGAAAATTCATACCCATGGTCCAAAAGTGAGTCACTTAATGGGCATCCAATGGTAAAAAAAGTGCACAACTGGGGAGAAGTGGAGCATCAATTAACTTCATGGATAGTTCCCAGGAATTTCTCTCCGAGGTAG